DNA sequence from the Streptomyces tsukubensis genome:
GCGGCCGCCGCGCCCGGCAGCGCGTTGAGGACGAAGTCCACCAGACCGGACGGGTACTGCGTTTTGAGGCTGCCGACCAGCTCGGAGGCGCTGTACTCCAGACCGAGCAGAAGCAGCAGCAGGATGACGCCGATCTCCGCGCCCACGGCGACGAAGTCCTCACTCGCGCTCATCGGCAGCAGTCCGCCGGTGCCGAAGGCGAGCCCCACCAGCAGATACAGCGGGATGGGGGAGAGGCCTATCCGGCCCGCGAAGCGGCCTATCAGCCCCAGCCCGAGGATGATCGCGCCGAGTTCGATCAGCAGGGTCGTGGTCTCGTGCACGATCAGCCTTCCGTGATGAGCTCGGCGAGGGCGTCCACGCCTTCACGGGTGCCGACGGCCACGAGCGTGTCCCCGAGCGCGAGCCGGAAGTCCGGCGCGGGCGACGGGTGGGCGCCGGTCCGCCGCAGCACGGCGACGACCGAAGCACCGGTCCGCGAGCGCGCCCGGGTCTCCCCGAGCAGACTTCCGATGTACGGGGAGCGGGTGCCGATCTGGATGTGCTCCGTCACCAGGTCGATGCCGTCGGTCCGGACGGCGTCGATCGGCTCGGGGTCGATGAGGTGGGCCAGCGCGGTGGCCTCCTCGGAGGAGAGGGGGACTTCCACCACACAGGCGTCGGGATCGTCCGACTTGTAGAAGCCCAGGAACCGGCGGCCGTCGTGGTGGACGACGACGGAGATGTGCCGACCCGCCTCGGTGGTGAAGTCGAATTGCGTACCGACTCCCGGCAATGGGGTCCGACGGGTGCCCATGGTCGCCTCCCGGGGCGTGACCGAGCCGCCCAACGGCCGGGGTGCCGATGAGCGGCGGAAAATTGTGCTGTACACCGGCATTTTACGGTGTACGTGACAAGCCACCACGGGCGCGGTGCGGCACGGGCCCCGGGAGGGCCCGCCCGCAGCCGCGTTGCGGAGGCCTTGGCCGTCAACTCCCCGTCGTCGTATGATGATCAATTCGGGTGTGCGCTGCACATTGTCGTAAGGTATGTCGCCGGTACGGCCGATGGCACCGGCCCGGGCGGCGAGCCCCGTCGTGCGCACCGGCCGTACGCAACCCTCCTTCACGCACCGGGCGCCGGATCACGCGCGCGTGAGGAGGCATCCATGGGGCGGCCGGTGACGGCCGGAGCTGAAGAAGGACTGGACACCGTGACCGCGTCGCCGCTCGTTCCCGTACCGATTCCCGACCGTGTCGCGGCGCTGATCGGTTCCTGTATGCCCGAACGGGTGCTGGTGGCCGAGATGGAGGCGGACAGCGCGGCCCGGGAGATGGGGATGCTGCTCAGCCCGCTCCGGGGCGAACAGGCGGCGGACCGGGAGCGGCTGCTGTCGGAGGTGGCCCGGGCGAACAAGGTGCTGGCGGCGTACAACCCCCGGCTGATGGTCCTGCCGGGCAGCGGCTACTGATCCCGGGCCGCCCCGCCACTACTCGATGAAGGTCCCGTCGACATAGACCCAGGCACCGTCCACCCGCCCGAAGGTGCTGCGCTCGTGCAGTTCGCCCCGCTGGCCCCGGTGGCGGTAGCGGGCCCGGAAGGTGACCGTGCCGCCGGTGTGGAAGGGGCTGCCGTCGGTGGTCGCGGTGATCTCCAGACCCTCCCAGACCATCAGCGGGTCGAGTTCCAGCTCCGGCGGCCGGGTGTCCGGATGCC
Encoded proteins:
- a CDS encoding YchJ family protein translates to MAPRPARPRRAPAPGALTADTPCPCGLPAAYGACCGRFHSGEAQAPTAELLMRSRYSAFVAGDTGYLLRTWHPDTRPPELELDPLMVWEGLEITATTDGSPFHTGGTVTFRARYRHRGQRGELHERSTFGRVDGAWVYVDGTFIE
- a CDS encoding cation:proton antiporter regulatory subunit; protein product: MGTRRTPLPGVGTQFDFTTEAGRHISVVVHHDGRRFLGFYKSDDPDACVVEVPLSSEEATALAHLIDPEPIDAVRTDGIDLVTEHIQIGTRSPYIGSLLGETRARSRTGASVVAVLRRTGAHPSPAPDFRLALGDTLVAVGTREGVDALAELITEG